The DNA segment TCACTGCCTGGAAGCCATTGGGGTAGATTTTACATATATGCTTTAACGATAATCCCGCCATCCTGCTCACCCTTCCGTTTCTATGCACATTTTTGTCTGTACTAATCGTACACAAAACAGGAGGGATTTTCCATATTGTAAATCAACAAATAATTGCTGCAATTTCCATGAAAACTGCATATCTCCATCGTGTTTTACAGCAAATTGTTTCCTTTTCGGATAAAAACGACATGGCAGGGAAACATTATTTGTCAAAAATGACGGATTACGCCTTTAAAGCGATAGCTTCCATCTCCATTAAGACGTCCTTCGGAAGGCGTGCCACCTCTACGCAGGAGCGTGCCGGGCAGTCTTTCTCGAAATATTTGGAGTAGATGCCGTTGATCGTTCCGAAGTCGTTCATGTCCTTGATGAACACGGTCGTCTTGATGACGTTCTCCATGCTGGTTCCGGCTGCCTCAAGAAGGTTCTTCACATTTACCATAACCTGCTCTGCCTGAGCCTCGATGCCCTCCGGGATTTCGCCCGTGGCCGGATTTACCGGGATCTGGCCGGAAGTAAATACCATGCCGTTTACCTCAACTGCCTGGGAGTAGGGGCCGATTGCCGCCGGTGCATTGTTTGTGCTGATGATGTTCTTCATTTCTTTTCCTCCAATACTTTAATATTTTTTTCTGTGATTTCTATTTTACCATCCTTTAACAGATGGCCAACAGCTCGTTTAAAGGCGTTTTTGCTGAGTTTAAACTCCCTCGCAATGACCTCGGGAGACGCCTTGTCGTTGAACGGAAGTATGCCGCCATAGTCGTTTATGACCTTTAAAACCAGCTCGGAATCCCCGTAAATCTGGGTGTATGCCTTGTCCCTTGCGCTTAAGTCCAGCTTCCCGTCCTGGCGCACCCTGGTGACGCGCCCGCGGATCTCATCCCCGGCATGGAAGCCGGAAAACAGCTCCCGCTTCGGGATCATGCCGTGATACCGGCCGTCCACAGCGGCAAACGCCCCCATGTCCGGATTGATCTCAAAAATAAACGCCGTGACCTCGTCGCCGGTATGATAGGAAGAATCGCTGCGAAGATACGGATACACCTTCATGGTGGCAGCCAGCCGTTTGCTCTTGTCCACGTAGAGGGCCACGAGGCACTTCTCGCCTTTTTTCACCGGATACGTCTGTTCCTTAAACGGAAGCAGCAGATCCTTTTCAAGCCCCATGTCTAAGAACGCGCCGATATCCGTCGCCTCCTTTACCTCCAAAACCGCCGTCTCCCCCAGGGTCAGCTTCGGCTTTGATACCGTGGCAATCAGCCTGTCCTCCGAATCCTTGTAAATGAAAACTTCAAGCTTTTCGCCGAGGGTACAGCCCTTCGGCACCTGCTTTTTCGGGAGCAGGACGCGTGCCTCCTCCCCGTCTCCCCGCCTTCCGGTTTCTGCCAGATATACGCCGAAGCTGGTTTCCTTCACCACCGTCAGCGTCTGCATCATTCCAAGCTCAATCATGTCCTTCGTCCTCTCTTTTCTCTTTCAGCTCCACATTTGCAAAGACGGCGCCTTTACCGTCCTGAAGGGAGACAACATAACCTCCCGGGCACCTGGCCGCGAAAACCTTAATCTCATCGCCAAGCACGGCAGCCTTCCGGTACTCGGCCCGGATCTCACCGATTTCCATCGGTTTCGGAAGCGCCTCCCGCGCCATTTCTACATACTGGGCGTTGTTCACATGGTGGTTCGTATCAATTTGATGGGCCATGACCCAAAGGCTCGAACACTGTACCATCTCTTCCGGCAGCAGAATCTTTCT comes from the Eubacteriaceae bacterium Marseille-Q4139 genome and includes:
- a CDS encoding RNA-binding protein — encoded protein: MIELGMMQTLTVVKETSFGVYLAETGRRGDGEEARVLLPKKQVPKGCTLGEKLEVFIYKDSEDRLIATVSKPKLTLGETAVLEVKEATDIGAFLDMGLEKDLLLPFKEQTYPVKKGEKCLVALYVDKSKRLAATMKVYPYLRSDSSYHTGDEVTAFIFEINPDMGAFAAVDGRYHGMIPKRELFSGFHAGDEIRGRVTRVRQDGKLDLSARDKAYTQIYGDSELVLKVINDYGGILPFNDKASPEVIAREFKLSKNAFKRAVGHLLKDGKIEITEKNIKVLEEKK
- a CDS encoding RidA family protein, with product MKNIISTNNAPAAIGPYSQAVEVNGMVFTSGQIPVNPATGEIPEGIEAQAEQVMVNVKNLLEAAGTSMENVIKTTVFIKDMNDFGTINGIYSKYFEKDCPARSCVEVARLPKDVLMEMEAIALKA